One window of the Vigna radiata var. radiata cultivar VC1973A chromosome 1, Vradiata_ver6, whole genome shotgun sequence genome contains the following:
- the LOC106766154 gene encoding uncharacterized protein LOC106766154, with protein MELASNNSNQSTTTTPSKKKNSENTENLNPNVPNRSLSTKSPALRPSKPSNTNLVVQSPQNRIRQRKFVVAKRNNRKGSRNDAVSCKCKHNGGAKCVCMAYQTLRASQEEFFIKERKDFGEEEEEEKDEKGYDFVTEGTKSETVENDEKEDGGSTVKRRRERDRLLEEARNSVPENGFGKVMHLVKAFEKLLTIPKNSKEKDHVGDQDQDQDFGEKKDKNKVMKWALPGLQFEQQHEALEATSGSGSSSFCYNSDLVLTSGNLGLDQGISVSSSWDCSRSSVSSRTSRGRRSRRNSSESSGTFGGKRWKRNERLRVTRQQPFKLRTEQRGKLKEEEFMKKIREMTAEEERMRVPIAQGLPWTTDEPECLLKPAVKESTKPIDPKLHTDIRAIDRAEFDQQVAEKMNFIEQLKLERERQQKLAEEEEIKRLRKELIPKAQPMPYFDRPFVPRRSMKHPTVPREPKLHLPQAQHKKMKCLLSWNDMNTYSSYLN; from the exons ATGGAACTAGCAAGCAACAACAGTAATCAATCAACCACCACCACTCcttcaaagaagaaaaactcaGAAAACACAGAGAATTTGAACCCTAATGTGCCTAATCGAAGCCTTTCTACAAAATCCCCTGCTTTGAGACCTTCCAAGCCAAGCAACACCAACCTAGTTGTGCAATCGCCGCAGAACAGGATCAGGCAGAGGAAGTTCGTGGTGGCCAAGAGGAATAATCGAAAGGGTTCTCGAAATGATGCCGTTTCATGCAAATGCAAGCACAATGGTGGCGCCAAGTGTGTTTGCATGGCGTACCAGACCCTGAGGGCTTCCCAGGAGGAGTTTTTCATCAAAGAGAGGAAGGACTTcggtgaggaagaagaagaggaaaaagatgaaaagggtTATGATTTTGTAACGGAGGGAACAAAAAGTGAGACTGTGGAAAATGACGAAAAAGAAGACGGAGGTTCCACTGTGAAACGAAGGAGGGAGAGGGACAGGTTGCTGGAAGAGGCAAGGAACAGTGTCCCTGAAAATGGGTTTGGAAAGGTTATGCATTTGGTTAAGGCCTTTGAGAAGCTTCTCACTATACCAaaaaattcaaaggaaaaagaTCATGTGGGGGATCAGGATCAAGATCAGGATTTTGGAGAGAAAAAGGATAAGAACAAGGTGATGAAATGGGCATTGCCAGGTTTGCAATTTGAACAACAACATGAGGCACTTGAAGCTACTTCTGGTTCCGgttcttcttcattttgttATAATTCTGATTTGGTTTTGACGTCTGGAAACCTTGGTTTGGATCAGGGGATATCAGTTTCTTCTTCTTGGGACTGTAGCCGTTCAAG TGTGTCGAGTAGGACTTCTAGGGGTAGAAGGAGCCGGAGAAAT AGCTCAGAGTCATCTGGAACTTTTGGAGGGAAGAGGTGGAAGAGGAATGAGAGGCTAAGAGTCACTAGGCAACAACCATTTAAGTTAAGGACAGAG CAAAGGGGAAAGTTGAAAGAGGaagaatttatgaaaaaaatacgAGAGATGACGgctgaagaagaaagaatgagagtACCAATTGCTCAAGGTCTTCCATGGACAACAGATGAACCTGAG TGCCTGTTGAAACCTGCAGTTAAAGAAAGTACAAAGCCTATTGACCCAAAGCTTCATACTGATATTCGGGCAATTGATCGTGCTGAATTTGACCAACAG GTTGCAGAGAAAATGAACTTCATTGAACAACTCAAGTTGGAAAGGGAAAGACAACAGAAG TTGGCAGAAGAGGAAGAGATCAAAAGATTGAGGAAGGAACTCATTCCAAAGGCTCAACCAATGCCTTACTTTGATAGACCTTTTGTCCCAAGGAG GTCGATGAAGCATCCAACAGTACCAAGAGAACCCAAGCTTCATCTACCCCAAGCTCAACACAAGAAGATGAAGTGTTTGTTGTCATGGAATGACATGAACACCTACTCCTCGTATCTCAACTAA
- the LOC106765629 gene encoding uncharacterized protein LOC106765629: MELPTNTTHQSKTAITPSKKPSRNAENANPNVSHLRSPSSKSPALRSSKSNTTNPIVQSPQNRIRQRKFVVAKKKNQKGLRNDNVLCKCKHNGGAKCVCVAYQTLRASQEEFFLKENKVCDDVDEDVEEEAKTECESVNAVEIEGTKSEAVEDKDKEDEGFNKRRRERGSLLGEAGNSVAKDGFGKVMHLVKAFEKLLTEPKDSEENNHKEDDHHGGKDNKSKMINLALPLLQFEEHQAVAAADASVSDSSSFHCTSDLVLTSENLGLDQGISVSSSSDSSSASVSTGYRRSRRNSFESCGTTGGSKWKRKEKQKVTKQKPFKLRTEQRGKVKEEELIKKEQKMMAEEEKLRIPIAQGLPWTTDQPECLLKPIVKERTRPIDLKLHSDIRAIDRAEFDQQVVEKLNFIEQLKLERERQQKMAEEEEIKRLRKELVPKAQPMPYFDRPFVPRRSMKHPTIPREPKIHIPQHQPKKMKCLLSWNDMNPCSSYLN; this comes from the exons ATGGAACTACCCACCAACACCACCCACCAATCCAAAACAGCCATCACACCTTCAAAGAAACCCTCAAGAAACGCAGAGAATGCGAACCCTAATGTTTCTCACCTTCGAAGCCCTTCTTCAAAGTCTCCTGCTTTGAGATCCTCCAAATCAAACACCACCAACCCAATTGTGCAATCGCCGCAGAACAGGATCCGTCAGAGGAAGTTCGTGGTGGCCAAGAAGAAGAATCAAAAGGGTCTTCGAAACGACAATGTGCTGTGCAAGTGCAAACACAACGGTGGCGCGAAGTGCGTTTGCGTGGCGTATCAGACCCTTAGGGCTTCTCAAGAAGAGTTTTTCCTCAAAGAGAATAAGGTCTgtgatgatgttgatgaagatgttgaagaagaagcaaaaacaGAGTGTGAGAGTGTGAATGCAGTTGAAATTGAGGGAACGAAAAGTGAAGCAGTGgaagataaagataaagaagaTGAGGGATTCAATAAACGAAGGAGGGAGAGAGGTAGTTTATTGGGAGAAGCAGGGAATAGTGTTGCTAAAGATGGGTTTGGGAAGGTTATGCATTTGGTTAAGGCCTTTGAGAAGCTTCTCACTGAACCCAAAGATTCGGAGGAAAACAATCACAAGGAGGATGATCATCATGGAGGGAAAGATAATAAGAGCAAAATGATTAATTTGGCTTTGCCTCTGTTGCAATTTGAAGAACATCAGGCAGTTGCAGCTGCCGATGCTTCTGTTTCTGATTCTTCTTCGTTTCATTGTACTTCTGATTTGGTTTTGACGTCGGAGAACCTTGGCTTGGATCAAGGGATTTCAGTTTCTTCCTCATCGGATAGTAGCAGTGCAAG TGTGTCTACTGGGTATAGAAGGAGCCGGAGAAAT agttttgaGTCATGTGGCACTACTGGAGGGAGTAAGTGGAAGAGGAAGGAAAAGCAAAAAGTTACTAAGCAAAAACCATTTAAGCTAAGAACAGAG CAAAGGGGAAAggtgaaagaggaagaattgattaagaaagaacaaaagatGATGGCTGAAGAAGAAAAACTGAGGATACCAATTGCACAAGGTCTTCCTTGGACAACAGATCAACCTGAG TGCTTGTTAAAACCTATAGTTAAAGAGAGAACAAGGCCTATTGACCTAAAGCTCCATAGTGATATTCGGGCAATTGATCGTGCTGAATTTGACCAACAG GTGGTAGAAAAATTGAACTTCATAGAACAACTGAAGCTGGAAAGAGAAAGACAACAGAAG ATGgccgaagaagaagaaataaagagGTTGAGGAAGGAACTAGTTCCAAAGGCTCAACCAATGCCTTATTTTGATAGACCTTTTGTTCCAAGGAG GTCAATGAAGCATCCAACAATACCTAGAGAACCCAAGATTCACATACCCCAACATCAACCTAAGAAGATGAAATGCTTGTTGTCATGGAATGACATGAATCCCTGCTCCTCCTATCTCAACTAA